From one Paenibacillus terrae HPL-003 genomic stretch:
- the modB gene encoding molybdate ABC transporter permease subunit, with protein MSMQAIDWNEYWPPIRLSLQVALLSSVLVIILGLFAAWSMTRLGLFKGKTVVETVLMLPLVLPPTVVGFLLLILLGRKSGFGRLVEQWFGEPIIFSWWAGVVAAVVVAFPLVYRTLRMGFSSVDRDLEDVGRSMGANEWQVFRYVTFPLIFPSFKAAFILGFARGLGEFGATLMIAGNIPGKTQTIPTAIYVAVDSGHLPMAWAWTCSIILISFIMLLLTGQKNN; from the coding sequence GTGAGCATGCAGGCTATAGATTGGAATGAATATTGGCCTCCTATCCGATTATCGTTGCAGGTTGCGCTGTTATCCAGCGTTCTGGTGATCATATTAGGCTTGTTTGCGGCATGGTCAATGACGCGTTTAGGATTATTTAAAGGGAAAACGGTCGTTGAAACCGTGCTTATGCTGCCCTTGGTACTCCCACCGACCGTTGTTGGATTTTTACTGTTAATATTACTTGGACGAAAAAGTGGGTTCGGACGTTTGGTGGAGCAATGGTTTGGCGAGCCTATTATATTCTCGTGGTGGGCTGGGGTTGTGGCAGCGGTGGTAGTGGCTTTTCCTCTTGTCTATCGGACACTGAGGATGGGATTTTCATCAGTTGACCGGGACTTGGAAGATGTGGGACGTTCGATGGGGGCAAACGAATGGCAGGTTTTCCGATATGTCACCTTTCCTTTAATTTTCCCTTCTTTTAAAGCTGCCTTTATACTCGGTTTTGCCCGCGGTCTAGGTGAATTTGGTGCTACGCTGATGATTGCCGGAAATATTCCGGGTAAAACACAAACCATTCCGACAGCCATTTATGTTGCGGTGGATTCTGGTCATCTTCCTATGGCCTGGGCCTGGACATGCTCTATCATACTCATTTCCTTTATCATGCTCCTGTTAACGGGGCAAAAAAACAATTAA
- the modA gene encoding molybdate ABC transporter substrate-binding protein, protein MKKIIKHSQALFFVFSIVLLLSGCGTEQQPASNAGSTVQTESSSQASSKTAQTVELTVSAAASLTDALKEIQTLYESTHKDVQLNFNFGGSGALEKQIEQGAPSDLFLSASKKNMKSLVDQQLIEGDKQKTWLTNELVAVIPTDGTMNIASVNDLTKEEVKKVAIGIPESVPAGKYAQEALTNVKLWDVLQSKLVQAKDVRQVLQYVETGNADVGFVYKTDALTSQKAKIAFEVDPKTYSSVEYPIGIIKASKHTQEAEDFYAYLQSQESLNIMTKYGFTIPK, encoded by the coding sequence ATGAAAAAAATTATTAAACATAGCCAGGCTCTCTTTTTTGTTTTTTCCATTGTGCTATTACTTTCAGGATGTGGTACAGAGCAACAACCGGCTTCAAATGCTGGCAGCACGGTCCAGACCGAGTCTTCCAGTCAGGCATCTTCGAAAACGGCTCAAACTGTTGAGTTGACTGTATCGGCAGCTGCAAGCTTAACGGATGCACTCAAAGAAATCCAGACTTTGTATGAGTCAACCCATAAAGATGTCCAATTGAATTTCAACTTTGGTGGCTCTGGTGCGCTGGAAAAGCAGATTGAGCAAGGAGCACCATCAGACCTGTTTTTGTCCGCTTCGAAGAAAAACATGAAATCTCTCGTAGATCAGCAGCTAATAGAGGGCGATAAACAAAAAACATGGCTGACGAACGAATTGGTAGCGGTTATCCCTACAGATGGAACGATGAACATTGCGAGTGTAAATGATCTAACCAAGGAAGAAGTAAAGAAAGTGGCGATAGGCATTCCTGAAAGTGTCCCTGCAGGCAAATACGCACAGGAAGCGCTGACGAACGTGAAGCTATGGGACGTGTTACAGAGCAAGCTGGTTCAAGCGAAAGACGTTAGACAAGTGCTGCAATACGTGGAGACTGGCAACGCTGATGTCGGATTTGTCTATAAAACAGATGCGTTGACTTCGCAAAAGGCGAAAATTGCCTTTGAGGTGGACCCTAAAACCTATTCATCTGTTGAGTACCCGATCGGGATTATCAAAGCTTCAAAGCACACTCAAGAAGCCGAGGACTTCTATGCCTATCTTCAATCACAAGAATCTCTGAATATTATGACTAAGTATGGATTTACTATACCGAAGTGA